CGACTCCGAGGGCGTGCCGAGCGTCGGCAGCTCGTAGCGGCGCGGGGTGCCGTCGACGTAGGTCCCGCTCGCGCCCGCAGGCTTGCCTCCGTCGTCTACCGCCTCGGGCGGGGCCGCTTCGGCGCGCTTCGCGGCGACAGCGGTGATCACGCGCACCGCGGTCAGCTCCGCGATGCAGGCAGTGGCGAGCGTTGCCGCCCAGGTGAGACCGGTGCAGCGATTGACGATGGGCGAGGCTTTGGGAAGCTGGCTGGCGGTGATCGGATCGAGGTTGTAGGTCAGGGACAGCGACTGGGCTGCTGCGGGCGCAGAGAGCGCGAACGCCGTGACCGCGAATGCGGCGGGCAAGACGGACTGCCTGAACTCGGTGAGCATCGTGACCCAACCAGATTCCGAAGGCGGATGGGCAGTATAAACCGGTGTCGCCGATTGGGAACAGCCCTAAGGGCGGGGCCGCGCGCCTTCAGTGAGCACCGGCGGTGCCGGGGGCCGCATGGTGGACGGAGGGATAGAACTCGATGCCGATGCGAAGCTCCGGAACGATCTCGCGTCCCGCCACGACGAGCGGCGTCGCCAGCGCGTCCTGGACGATCTGCTTCACGCGCTCGGCGTCCCCCGAGTGATTGAGGTCCTCGAGGATCACGGCGAAGTTTTCGCCCCCGATCCGCGCCAGGGTGTCGGTCGCGCGCACGCTCGCCTCCAGGCGCTGCGCGACGTGACGGATGGTGAGCTCGCGGTCCTCGGGCGCGGGTGCATGCGGGCCGGTGTCGAGCACGACGTCGATCGACATCACCGCGAAGATCTTCTTGAAGCGCGTCGCCCTCGCCCGCGCCATGGCGAAGCGCACGCCGTAAGCGCCGCCGTTGAGCAGCCCGGTCAGCGCGTCGTAGAGCGGGGAAGCGGCCTCGCGCGCGACCGGCGCGACCGGCGCGAGCAGGCGGCGCAGCTCGCGCGTAAGAAGCAGGACGTCCTCCCGCGCTTCGGCGCTGTAATGCGCCGCGCGATTTTCGATCTCGGTGAGCTCTCGTTCTTCCACTGTACCCTCGGCTTCGACGCGTTGGGCACGGATTCTACTCGCACGCACCGTCCGACGAGATCGGACCGGCGCGGTCGGACGCGCTTTACCAGTGGCGGTGATGCCAGTGCCGGCGATAGCCGCCGTAGTAGACCGGCGGCGAGTACACGCCGACCGAGACTGCGGGCGCGCCATAGTAGCCGGCGTCTCCATAGTAGGGCGCGGGCACCGCGACACAGCCGCCCAGGCCCGCGGCCGCCAGCGCAGCGACGATCAGTTTTTTCATTGGATGTCCTCGGAGGTTTTGTACGTCCCGATTATTCTGACCCTGCCGCCCTGCCCTCGTCGCGCGGAAAAATGTAAGAGTCTGTAAACAGCCGTATGCTCTCGGATCACGCATCGCTCGTTCCGCTGCAACCGTGACATCCAGAAGACTGCCCCGGCACATCGGCTTCATTCCGGACGGCAACCGCCGCTGGGCGCAGGCGAAGGGCCTGCCGAAGGAAGACGGTTACGGCTTCGGTATCGCGCCGGGCATCGCGCTCTTCGAGATCTGCAGCGCGCTGTCGATCGAGGAGGTCTCGATCTACGGCTTCACGCAGGACAACACGCGACGGCCCAGCGCCCAGACCGCGAAGTTCAGCGCCGCGTGCGTCGAGTTCGCGAAGTTCCTGTGCGACCGCGGTGCGGCGCTGCTCGTCGTCGGCGACGAGCGCTCGCCGGTGTTTCCGCGCGAGCTCAGAGCCCTGCGGCGGCGCCGTCCGGGCGGAATGAAGGTGAATTTCCTCGTGAACTACGGCTGGGAATGGGATCTCGAGGGACTTTCGAACGGTGGCCTGCGCTCGCGCGAGGTGTCGCGGCTCGACCTCATCGTGCGCTGGGGCGGCGGCCGGCGGCTCTCGGGATTCCTGCCGGTGCAGTCGGTGTACGCCGACATCTACGTCGTCGACGAATACTGGCCCGACTTCGAGCCGGTGCAGATGGAGCGCGCGCTCGAATGGTACGGCCGCCAGGATCGCACGCTGGGGGGGTAGCTCGCTACGCCCGCTCGCCTCCGGGCGGTGAACGCCAAAGAGGGAGCCTACGGCTCCCTCCGGGCGGTGAACGCCAAGGAGGGAAACCAAGGTTTCCCTCCTTGAACCGCCCTTCCTTTAACGGCGCTTTTTCTTCGTCGGCTTCGGCGAAGGTTCGGGCGGCGGAGGGGCGGCCGCCATCGCGGCGTTGAGCGCCGTGGCGAGCGCGGCCTCGCCGCTCACGAACGCCGACCATTCGAGCTCGTAGCCCTTGCGCTTGCCTTTGGGCACGAGCTTTAAACCTGCGTTGTCGATCGAGAGCGTGTACGGCGCGCCGCCGATCACGATCTCGCGCTTCAGGGTCCCTTCGAGCCTGGTCGTCATGGCAGCCGCAGCCTATCGCAGGCAGGAGTGTGACGGAAGTCCATCCGCGCCCCGCAGCGCGCGCGTTACCATCGGGCTGCACTGAAAAAGGCAACCCTCGCCGAAAGGCGGGGGACGCAAAGTCACCGGTCTAAGGAGCTTCGGTTCTAGGACAGCGGGGCTGCCAGGCATGCCGATCGCGATCGCGTGAGGCCCTGCACAGCCTCCTTCGACGAGAGGGAGACTCACGATGAAGGCCCGTTTGCTGGTCGTGCTCGCCGCGAGCACCTTCGGCGGTTGCGCCATGGCGCAGCAGGCCACCACCGGCTTCACGCAATCGTTCGCGTCGCTGTTCCAGCGCGTCGCGCCGACCGCGCGCCCGGCCTCACCCCAGGCAGCGCCCGCCGTAACGCCAGTCGCCGCCGTGCAGCCGCGCGTTGCCGGCGACGACCATTTCCGGATGAGCTACGCCATGGCGCTCACCGGCGACCGCGACGCGATGGTCGAAGTGGCGCGGATCTACAGCCGGGGCGAGCACGGCGTCGCGCGCGACGAGCGGCAGATGGTGGAATGGCTGCGCCAGGCGTCCGACCGGCAGCACGCGGGCGCGAGTTACCTGCTTTACCTGCATTACCTCGAGCGCGGCATGGACCGCGACGCGCTCCGCTACGAAGCGCTGGCGCTGCGCCAGGGCTACGTGCTGCCCGCGAGGCTCGATCCCCGCCGCGGCTGACGAACGGGCGGCAAGATCCGCCGAACGCCTTCCGCGCGCCGCCCTCCCCTGTTAGGATGGCGGCCTGCTCGCGTTGGACCCGCTCGCGAAGAGGCAGAATGCCTCGCTCGCATCCCCACCGGCCGTCCTAGACCAACAATAATATCGCCTGCGCCAGGAATATCCTGGCGCCGCCGGCGTTTCAGGTATGTTCGACGCTAGGAGCAGGTGACGATCGGCCCGGCGCCCCGATCGCGCGTCCGCGCGACAGCCGGGCCTTCGACCGGCAACTTTCGCAGTGAGGAACGATTTGCGTTCGACCAGCATTGACAGGCCGAGCGACGCGCTAGCGTCGACACTTTTCGACAACGCCAAAGCCGACATCCAGGCTTTCGCCCACGGCCCCGCCCTCGGCTCGGCCGCGGCGGCCGCCTTCGACGTCACGGGCGCCGCACTGGCTGACACGATCGAATCGTTCGTGCGCAACGGCTGGCCTCGGCTCGAGGTGGTCGACGACCAGAGCCTCGGCGGCGCCCGCGGCGCCTACGACAGCGCTCACAACACGATTTACCTGTCGAGCCAGTTCCTCGGCACCGCGAGCCCGGGCGCCGTCACCGCAGTGCTGATCGAGGAGATCGGCCACGCCATCGACGCGCGCGTGAACTCGGCCGATTCGGCGGGCGACGAAGGCGAGATCTTCGCCCGTTACGTCACCGGCGACACGCCCGACGCGGCCGACCTCGCGGCGCTCCACGCGCAGAACGACCACGGCACGATCTTCGTCGACGGCGGCATCGCCGAAGTCGAGTTCGCCTCGACGAGCACGAACGGCGCCAAGGTCGCGATCGTGTTCTCGCAGACGAGCCAGGACCGCTACTTCAACCCGATGGCGTACGCGCAGCTCATCATGACTGCGCAGACGCAGGCGACGATGGCGGGCGTGCCGTTCGACCTCATCACCGAGTCGGACCTGGCGAACGCGAGCTTCTCGCTGACGCAGTACGACGCGATCGTCTTCCCCAACTTCGACGCCGTGCCGGCCGGCCAGGCATCGGCCATCGGCGACCGGTTGCTGGCGGCGGAGCAGTCCGGCGTCGGCATCATCGCGGCGACCGAGTTCATGACCGTCAACAGCGGCGGCACGAACTGGTTGAGCACTCTGCTCGGCGTGACTCAGGGCTCGGGCAGCGGTCAGTGGGCCAACAGCTCGATCACGGTGAAGGCCGTCAGCGGCGATCCGATGATGGCGGATTACACCTCGGGCGAAGTGATCCGCACCTACGCGGGCGAGTGGCATCAGACGTACGTCGCATCGGGCGCCACGCTGATGCCGCTTGCGACGCAGACGTTCGCCAACGGCAACACCTACAACGCGGTCGTCACGACGACGAAGAACACCGCGACGGTCGTGCATTTCTCGACCGAGTCGATGCTCGGCGACAACAATCTGCTCTGGCAGGCGATCGACAAGGTCGTCAACAGCAGCCCCGCGACCAACCAGGTCACCGCCGGTCTCCAGATGAGCCGCGGCACGAGCCTCGTCGCGTCACG
The sequence above is a segment of the Burkholderiales bacterium genome. Coding sequences within it:
- a CDS encoding diguanylate cyclase, encoding MEERELTEIENRAAHYSAEAREDVLLLTRELRRLLAPVAPVAREAASPLYDALTGLLNGGAYGVRFAMARARATRFKKIFAVMSIDVVLDTGPHAPAPEDRELTIRHVAQRLEASVRATDTLARIGGENFAVILEDLNHSGDAERVKQIVQDALATPLVVAGREIVPELRIGIEFYPSVHHAAPGTAGAH
- a CDS encoding undecaprenyl diphosphate synthase family protein codes for the protein MTSRRLPRHIGFIPDGNRRWAQAKGLPKEDGYGFGIAPGIALFEICSALSIEEVSIYGFTQDNTRRPSAQTAKFSAACVEFAKFLCDRGAALLVVGDERSPVFPRELRALRRRRPGGMKVNFLVNYGWEWDLEGLSNGGLRSREVSRLDLIVRWGGGRRLSGFLPVQSVYADIYVVDEYWPDFEPVQMERALEWYGRQDRTLGG